The window CATTTTATTAAATCCTTCTACGTGAAATATTTGTTTTTTATATATTTTATTAATTAAAACTCTAAAACTAATTGTAGATATATAATATGCTAAGGCTATACCTATTAGTTCTAGGATACCGTGAACCATTATAACTGAAAAAGAGTATAATAAAGAACCGCTATTCTGAAATGCAGTATAGATAGCTAAGATTAACATATAGAGTCCAAATAAATAAGTTATTGTAGAAAAAAAGCCAAATGTTAAGATACCTATAAAAATTATAGTGAATGCTGTAGATATGTTATTGATAAAAATAGAAAACCAATCTATATATTTTATTAATTCTTTTGAACTAATTTTTGTAACTTCAGGTGGAAAAAAAAATAAAATTATATAAATTGTCAAGATAAATATCAATTGAATTAAATAAATCGACAATATCCCTTTATTAAAAATATTGCGTAATTTATTTAAACCCTTCATAAAAGTTCCCTCTTATTCGATCGTAGTTGTTAATAAATACAAACAATAATGCAATTGAAATAATAAATGAAATTAAATAGTTTAATATTAAACTATTTATGCCTAAATAATCAAAAAATAATTTGATCAATAAAACTAATACAAATAAAACAACAACTATCGATTTTCCTAATAAGTTAATTGACTTATCATCAAAATATTTTTCAAATTGATATGCAGAGGCACAATAAACAGTTAGAATAGAAAATATGAGAATTAGTCCCATAAAAGTGAAAGTAGTAAAAATACCAATTAACATATTATTGATTACTAATAATATAATGATAATAATGTACTGTAACCATACGATAAAAGAAAAACAAAGAGCTACAAAAATAAATGGAAGTTTATTTCTTTTGCACAGTAAAACAATATTTGAATGATTAAACAAATTTGATGTTAAAATATAAACAGTAAATAATAATATGTTTAATGCGTTGATATTAATTGATTTAGCAAATAACAAAAGGATAAAAGTTAGTGTAAATGTCACAAGGAAATGGATGTTGATTAAACCCTCGCATCTTAAAAAATTAAAAAAGATATACAGCATTTTTTTTCTAAAAGAAGGAAACCTTTTAAATGAACTTTTAGGGTGTTTTTCTTTAAATAAATAATCACAGATTTTTGTTAGTAATGCTACAGCAATACCTAATGATATAAACATAATTAAATATAATTCTATATTGATTCTGACTTCATAAAGATTAATATTAGAAGGAATAAATTTCAAAAGAAAACCTACCATGTTTCCATATAGTATTTGGTTAACTAAAGTTTCAATTAGAATTTGTATATCATTCTTTTTTATTGATAATAATATACAAAACGATAAAATAGAGAACGATAATAATAATCTTTTTGTACCAAAAAGATTAATTTTGCTAAACATAAAAAGTATAAATTTAATAAAAGTAAGCATAAATCCGAAAAAGAATAAGAGAATAAAAATTTGAAAAAGTAAAATGAATCCTGAGTAGTTATTGTAATAAGTCTGTACAATAAATAAAGGAAATGACAGAACTAACAAAAAAATCCATACCATTAAAAATCCTAAATATTCATTTATAATAATAATCTTTTTTTTCATTCCTAATGAAAAATTACTTTCCAATGCAAATTCTCTTATGTCGTTACTAACAAAATTTCCAGTTTGAATTAAGCATAAAAGTATAACATATAATATTATTAAAAAATTCAACTCATTTTGAGGTAAATTAATATGGTGGAAAAAAACCTGAAATAAGACTGCAAGAATAAACCAGAATAAATAAATAGTAATTGAAATAATAATTAGATGGCGCTTTAATATTTGTAAGACAGGTTTTAGTATTGCAGACTTCATACCAATTTCATTACCAATATAAAAGATTTTATTAATAATTATTTTTATAATAATTTTAATGATTAAATAATATAAGTTTCTGTTCATACTTATCCTACTCACTTGTCTCAATATTTAAGATTATTAAACTTTTTTATATAAAAATAATTAGACAATTAGCTATTGACAGTTTTTTAGAAAATACTCCTTGTTTGTTAGCTTACAGCTACAAACAAGTACCATGTAATAGGAATTACCTTTAATTCAAGTCCTCTTGCAATTAAATAGATTTCATGATCACTTGCCATTAGGAACCTTAATTTAATACCATTTCTACAACTCATTATCTTTCATTTACTATTATTACCCTATCAATTTGTTTGGTGTTAACAATGTTAACAGATTCCATTCATTATAAACTACGAAGAACCTATTATATAAAAACCCCTCTTTTCACAACTTTTCTTTCTTTTACCAGAATGCTAATGTAGACATATGATGTTCTAATACATATGCAACAGCTTTCTCTCCAGCATAAGATATTATTAATCCAACTACATTCCAACTAAAAGCAACTCTTAATGCTCTAATAATTTGTTTTCCATCTTTATAATGCTTATAGGCACGCCTTAACCCTTCAAACGCAGCTGCATAAGTTAAGCCTCCAACCATAGCAGAAAGGTTAAATGTCATTCTAATATTATTAGTTATGATTAAAAGAAGGGAAAAAAGTATTCCTATAGCTAAAATTTGAAATATTGCACTATTATTTTTAATAGTTTGTTCTTGTTCCATAAATTAACCTCCTAAGTAAGTAAAAGTTAAAAAACTAAATAAGCAAAATATTGTGAAAAGAAGGGGTTTTCTCCAATTAACACAAGCAAAATTTTGTAATAATATAAATAAAATATATAGTCCAACTATTAGAAAAGGATTTGCTACAAGAAAAAAAACATTAGGGAGATCGTTAAATACGATTAGCTCCCAAATAATGGATAGGGATAAGAATATAGTGAAAATAAGATATATTTTAAAGAATAAATAAAACTGTATGGGTATTTTAAATATAAACTTGGCCATAAAGTGAGTGATTATAGCTCCAAAATATAGTTGGGCAATTACAGTTAGGATAATAAGGGTAACAATAATTCCAAATATTGCATATGCGGGAGCACCATCTGTTTCTAACATTATTGGAATATATTTAACTTCAGAACCCATAGATATATATATTGCCAGAAAGATAGAGATTAAAGACATCATAAATGAAATGACAAGTAATATATAACTTGAGAATTTGTTATACTTTACCCAATTAATCAATGTTTTCACCTTTCCATTTTTATTTTCCTAGATTAATTTATCATATTTATGTATATTTGTAAACATTTTGTAATACCTTTTTATGTAAGGAACTCATACTTTCTAAACCTGAAGATAATTGAAATCGGCTACTTTGCCTAATCATAGCTGGATATGGGGCTGCCATTGCGATAATCATTTGTGGTGTGTCCACTTGTTGGAATTACTCTCTAATCGCT is drawn from Bacillus alveayuensis and contains these coding sequences:
- a CDS encoding putative membrane protein SpoIIM required for sporulation (product_source=COG1300; cog=COG1300; pfam=PF01944; superfamily=81321; transmembrane_helix_parts=Outside_1_14,TMhelix_15_37,Inside_38_56,TMhelix_57_79,Outside_80_88,TMhelix_89_111,Inside_112_115,TMhelix_116_138,Outside_139_152,TMhelix_153_172,Inside_173_188), whose amino-acid sequence is MKGLNKLRNIFNKGILSIYLIQLIFILTIYIILFFFPPEVTKISSKELIKYIDWFSIFINNISTAFTIIFIGILTFGFFSTITYLFGLYMLILAIYTAFQNSGSLLYSFSVIMVHGILELIGIALAYYISTISFRVLINKIYKKQIFHVEGFNKMVQLFLAMIVIFFISSLLESHMTPNILKIIVRSL
- a CDS encoding hypothetical protein (product_source=Hypo-rule applied; transmembrane_helix_parts=Outside_1_3,TMhelix_4_26,Inside_27_45,TMhelix_46_68,Outside_69_77,TMhelix_78_100,Inside_101_120,TMhelix_121_143,Outside_144_157,TMhelix_158_180,Inside_181_191,TMhelix_192_209,Outside_210_223,TMhelix_224_246,Inside_247_252,TMhelix_253_275,Outside_276_306,TMhelix_307_326,Inside_327_332,TMhelix_333_355,Outside_356_364,TMhelix_365_387,Inside_388_393,TMhelix_394_416,Outside_417_430,TMhelix_431_453,Inside_454_457,TMhelix_458_480,Outside_481_495); protein product: MNRNLYYLIIKIIIKIIINKIFYIGNEIGMKSAILKPVLQILKRHLIIISITIYLFWFILAVLFQVFFHHINLPQNELNFLIILYVILLCLIQTGNFVSNDIREFALESNFSLGMKKKIIIINEYLGFLMVWIFLLVLSFPLFIVQTYYNNYSGFILLFQIFILLFFFGFMLTFIKFILFMFSKINLFGTKRLLLSFSILSFCILLSIKKNDIQILIETLVNQILYGNMVGFLLKFIPSNINLYEVRINIELYLIMFISLGIAVALLTKICDYLFKEKHPKSSFKRFPSFRKKMLYIFFNFLRCEGLINIHFLVTFTLTFILLLFAKSININALNILLFTVYILTSNLFNHSNIVLLCKRNKLPFIFVALCFSFIVWLQYIIIIILLVINNMLIGIFTTFTFMGLILIFSILTVYCASAYQFEKYFDDKSINLLGKSIVVVLFVLVLLIKLFFDYLGINSLILNYLISFIISIALLFVFINNYDRIRGNFYEGFK
- a CDS encoding hypothetical protein (product_source=Hypo-rule applied) — encoded protein: MASDHEIYLIARGLELKVIPITWYLFVAVS
- a CDS encoding hypothetical protein (product_source=Hypo-rule applied; cath_funfam=1.20.1640.10; superfamily=144091; transmembrane_helix_parts=Inside_1_11,TMhelix_12_29,Outside_30_32,TMhelix_33_55,Inside_56_74,TMhelix_75_97,Outside_98_107); amino-acid sequence: MEQEQTIKNNSAIFQILAIGILFSLLLIITNNIRMTFNLSAMVGGLTYAAAFEGLRRAYKHYKDGKQIIRALRVAFSWNVVGLIISYAGEKAVAYVLEHHMSTLAFW
- a CDS encoding hypothetical protein (product_source=Hypo-rule applied; transmembrane_helix_parts=Inside_1_12,TMhelix_13_35,Outside_36_54,TMhelix_55_77,Inside_78_89,TMhelix_90_112,Outside_113_121,TMhelix_122_144,Inside_145_155,TMhelix_156_173,Outside_174_174) — its product is MINWVKYNKFSSYILLVISFMMSLISIFLAIYISMGSEVKYIPIMLETDGAPAYAIFGIIVTLIILTVIAQLYFGAIITHFMAKFIFKIPIQFYLFFKIYLIFTIFLSLSIIWELIVFNDLPNVFFLVANPFLIVGLYILFILLQNFACVNWRKPLLFTIFCLFSFLTFTYLGG